One stretch of Chitinophagales bacterium DNA includes these proteins:
- a CDS encoding rRNA pseudouridine synthase, translating into MKRRNEQQNEEMRLNKYLAHSGVASRRKSDEFIAQGLVKVNGKVITEVGYKVLLTDKVEFDGKPVNPEKKVYILLNKPKGFITTTDDEKDRRIVMDLVKGAYKKMKINGSLRLYPVGRLDRNTTGVLLITNDGDLSKKLTHPSSSVAKVYKATLDKPLLKEDFDSIAKGTMLEDGAVPIDEIAYPEPNSPNIIGLEIHLGRNRIVRRLFEHYGYTVEKLDRVLFAGLTKKDLPRGRWRFLTDNEVRELKRG; encoded by the coding sequence ATGAAAAGAAGAAATGAGCAACAAAATGAAGAAATGAGGCTAAATAAATATTTAGCACATTCGGGGGTGGCATCCAGAAGAAAATCTGATGAATTTATAGCACAGGGCTTGGTAAAAGTTAATGGGAAAGTTATAACAGAAGTAGGATATAAAGTGCTGTTGACTGATAAAGTGGAATTTGACGGCAAGCCTGTAAATCCCGAAAAAAAAGTATATATTTTATTAAATAAGCCCAAAGGTTTTATTACCACCACAGACGATGAAAAAGACCGAAGAATAGTAATGGATTTAGTGAAAGGAGCTTACAAAAAAATGAAAATAAACGGCAGTTTGCGTTTGTATCCTGTAGGCAGGTTAGATAGAAACACAACAGGCGTGTTGCTTATAACTAATGATGGCGATTTATCTAAAAAACTAACACACCCGTCAAGTAGCGTAGCTAAAGTATATAAAGCCACTTTAGATAAACCTTTACTTAAAGAAGATTTTGACAGTATAGCTAAAGGAACTATGCTGGAAGATGGGGCTGTTCCAATAGACGAAATAGCTTATCCAGAGCCAAATAGTCCTAATATTATTGGTTTAGAAATACACTTAGGACGAAACCGAATAGTAAGGCGGCTGTTTGAACACTACGGCTACACGGTAGAAAAATTAGACAGAGTACTTTTTGCAGGCTTAACTAAAAAAGACCTTCCCCGTGGCAGGTGGCGTTTCCTTACCGATAATGAAGTAAGAGAATTGAAAAGAGGGTAA
- a CDS encoding saccharopine dehydrogenase family protein produces MSKVLIIGAGGVGKVVAYKCAEVADIFTDIMLASRTKSKCDAIANEVAEKYPNRSKIKTAKVDADNVPELVELINSFKPKMVINVALPYQDLTIMDACLETGVHYLDTANYEPKDEAKFEYKWQWAYQEKFKKAGLMALLGCGFDPGQTQIYTSHAAKHHFDEIHYLDIVDCNGGDHGKAFATNFNPEINIREITQDGKYWKNGKWEIIPAMSIHQPIEYHNIGERESYLLYHEELESLVKNFPTIKRARFWMTFGQEYITHLRVMQNIGITSIKPIKFQGHDIVPIEFLKAILPEPGSLGENYTGETSIGCYIKGIKDGKEKTYFIRNNCKHQDAYDDTKSQGVSYTTGVPAMLGAKLMLTGKWMQAGVYNVEEMNPDDFMAEIGGYGLPWQEYVNPKIPFSDY; encoded by the coding sequence ATGTCTAAAGTTTTAATAATTGGAGCTGGTGGAGTGGGTAAAGTTGTAGCGTATAAATGTGCTGAAGTAGCAGATATTTTTACAGATATAATGTTGGCAAGCCGTACAAAATCAAAATGTGATGCCATAGCAAATGAAGTAGCAGAAAAATATCCTAATAGAAGTAAAATAAAAACAGCAAAAGTTGATGCTGATAATGTACCCGAACTGGTAGAACTAATTAATAGTTTTAAACCAAAAATGGTAATAAACGTAGCATTGCCTTATCAAGATTTAACTATAATGGATGCTTGTTTAGAAACAGGCGTACATTATTTAGATACGGCAAACTACGAACCAAAAGACGAAGCAAAATTTGAATACAAATGGCAATGGGCATATCAAGAAAAATTTAAAAAAGCAGGATTAATGGCTCTTTTGGGTTGCGGTTTTGACCCAGGACAAACACAAATTTATACATCACATGCTGCAAAACATCATTTTGATGAAATACATTATTTAGATATAGTGGACTGTAATGGTGGCGACCACGGCAAAGCTTTTGCTACTAATTTTAACCCTGAAATTAACATTAGAGAGATAACTCAAGACGGTAAATATTGGAAAAATGGAAAATGGGAAATAATCCCTGCCATGAGCATACATCAGCCTATAGAATATCATAATATAGGAGAAAGAGAAAGTTATTTATTGTACCATGAAGAATTAGAAAGTTTGGTTAAAAATTTCCCTACTATAAAACGTGCTCGTTTTTGGATGACTTTTGGGCAAGAATATATTACACATTTAAGGGTAATGCAAAATATAGGTATTACCAGTATTAAACCCATTAAATTTCAAGGGCATGATATTGTTCCAATTGAATTTTTAAAAGCTATATTACCAGAGCCAGGCTCGTTAGGAGAAAATTATACAGGCGAAACATCAATAGGTTGTTATATAAAAGGTATAAAAGACGGGAAAGAAAAAACCTATTTTATACGCAATAACTGCAAACACCAAGATGCTTATGATGATACCAAAAGCCAAGGTGTAAGCTACACCACAGGTGTACCGGCTATGCTGGGAGCAAAATTAATGCTGACAGGTAAGTGGATGCAAGCAGGCGTATATAATGTAGAAGAAATGAATCCAGATGATTTTATGGCAGAAATAGGCGGTTACGGCTTACCTTGGCAAGAGTACGTAAACCCTAAAATACCTTTTAGCGATTATTAA